Proteins from a genomic interval of Clostridium scatologenes:
- a CDS encoding DUF3788 domain-containing protein, with product MLDKIPTNEDLIALIGKPLFEVWTALCDMIEEKYDMEHLWNNGGKAWKYEYKYRRGGKTLCALYAKENCFGFMIIFGKNERAKFEEDKQNYSIEVQKVYDESKTYHDGKWMMFELTDTSLFGDMEKMLFIKRKSNKK from the coding sequence ATGTTAGATAAAATACCTACAAATGAGGATTTGATTGCTTTAATTGGAAAACCATTATTTGAAGTTTGGACAGCATTATGTGACATGATTGAAGAAAAATATGACATGGAACATTTATGGAACAATGGAGGTAAAGCATGGAAATACGAGTATAAATATCGTAGAGGTGGAAAAACACTTTGTGCATTATATGCAAAAGAGAATTGCTTTGGGTTTATGATTATTTTTGGAAAAAATGAACGAGCAAAATTTGAGGAAGATAAACAGAATTATTCCATTGAAGTGCAAAAAGTTTATGATGAATCAAAGACTTATCATGACGGAAAATGGATGATGTTTGAATTAACAGATACGTCTTTATTTGGAGATATGGAAAAGATGTTATTTATCAAAAGAAAATCAAATAAAAAGTGA